The genomic DNA ATGTTCTAATCTTGTATAAACATAAACATCTTCAATGATTTCATTTGTATCAGTCGCAATCACATTTGCTAAAAATCTTTGGTATTGTGGAAACATCTCCCAACGATCAATCATGAACAACTCTTCCTTGGTAATTTCAAAAATACTACCTTTTACTTGATGACCAATATCTTTTTTTAATAAAAAATATTGTAAATCATCAATACATTTTGCATATCCATTCAAAATTGCTGGACGTTTAATAACATTTGGTGATAACAAATTTTTATAAAATAATTCATCTTGAATTGTTCCATATGAAAAAACATATATTTTTTTATCTTGCTCCATATTTTTTCTCCTTCAAAAATTAAAAAATATTTTTTTAATTAGTATCACTAATTATATTTGTTATTTTTCATTTTGTTTTTATATTTATGTAAATAAAAGTTTGAAGAATTTTTTTGCAGTCTTTTGATTATGATTTTTTGATATATTTATACTAAAAAAATATAGTATAATTTAATATGCCATAAGAACAGCAACCTTGTAATCTGGTCAGGATAGAAATTATAGCAGCCATATCGAGAAGTGCAGTGTCTTGTGGTTTTATATTTTTTTTAAATATAAGGAGTATTTGCTTTGATTTGTACAAGATTATTAAGTCCAATCAAAAATCATCAACAAAAAACAATTTTACCAATCATTGAGGTTGATGATTTTGTGATTTATAAAATGATTTCAAGTGATCTATTTTATAACGCAAAAGCAATAAATCAATATTTGAATTTAAAAAATGATGATTTAAAAGAAATCTTTTTTGATGAAAATGTTTATTTTATTTGCTCAAATAAGTTGTTTGACAATGAATTTGAAAAAGACCATCAATTGATTAAAGAGCTTAAAAATTCAATTTATTTTCATGAATTTGTTTTAAAACAGCTTAAAAATTTCAAAGAAATTGTGACAAATGATGGTAATGGCGGTTCACTTATTTTATTTGATTATATGCGTGGTTATCATAAACCTTTTTATGTTTTTTCAGATATCGAACAAACAAAAAAAGAATTGGATTATTTATTGGAATTACCCGAGATCAAAGAGGATATTAATTACTATTTACCTTTATATGATAATTACATTACAAAACTAAAAAAAGCAAATGAAGCCTTTAATAATAAAACCTCACAAATTTTCTTATTTGTTGATCAATTATTAAAAAATAAAATTGATGCAATCATTGAAGATATTGAAAATAATGTTAAATAACATGATAAAAATCCTTGCAATTTCAAGCTTGGATTTTTTATTTTTTAGGTTTAAGATAAAGATTTAAATATTTGGTTATCTTGACATATTTTAGGATATTTAAATATACTTTTATTTTTCTAAAAATTTTTGTAAAAAAGAATTTGGTATAAAATTTCTGGTATATAAGGTTTTGTTATTTTTAACAAAAGGAGTGAAAAAAATGCATAAATCAAAAAAATCAAAGTTAGTTTTTCTTGCATTAGGACCTTTATAGGATTGACAGCAACTGCAATAAGTTGTGATAATTCTAAATCAAATGCAACAAATACAAATAATCAAAGACAAAATGAAGAAATCAATCTTCCAATAACATTCAACAAGCGATAAGATTTGAGAATATTATAATAATCAAAATAATCAAAATAAACCGAATGAAAAAAATAACCCAGACCCAAATCAAACTAATGAATCAAATCATAAAAATCAAAAAGACAACTATGATTTATTTCCATCAAATCCATCAAATGATTCAATCACTCCAGTTCCAAGTGATTTAAATAGTTATTATCCAAGACAAACTATTGAAAAATTTGAGCCAAAAAATTATAGTGTTGAAGAGATTAAATCAATGATTTTAAGTGATACGTATGCTTGAAATTATTTTTCACATCCAAATTATGTTTTCGAAAATGATGAAGTAACTGTATCTGGGGATGGAGAAAATTTTGTAAAGCTTAAATTACTAGATGCAAAAACCAAACAAGAAGTTACTGGTGTTAAATGATTTCAAAGAATTAAATATCCAATTAATCAAGTTTTTGCAGCGAATGAAGATAAAGACTCAAATACAATTCTTACCTTAACATCTAGTGGAGAAATAAAAGGAAAATCTCATCAACAAGAACATGGAGTTACTGAGGTTTGAGCTGAATATCAAGGTTATTTATATCGTTGTTTAGTTCATGTAAGATCAGATGCTCAAACTAAAAATGATGATGAAATCAAAAAAGCAGAAGCAGAAGCAGAAAAAATTGTCAAAGATTGAAAAGATTTTTCAACACTAGAAAAAATCAAAAAAGCACATGAATGAATGGTTACAAATGTCATTTATGAAGATAGAGGCAATCTAAGAGATGACCAAACAGCATATTCTTCATTAGTTGAAAAAAGATCAATTTGTACAGGGTATGCTAATGGATTTAAAATGTTAATGGAAAAAATGAATATTCCATGTATCATGGTAACTGGACAAATGGATTTAAGAATTCATACAAATCATTTTGAACGTCATGCTTGAAATTTAGTTGGGATTGATGGTCAATGATATCATGTTGACACCACATCAGATCGTTCTCCAGAATGAAAAAATGATTCAAGTAAAATAAGATATGATTTCTTTTTAATTCATGATAAAGATTTCAGCAGAGGACAACAATTTAGTCATAATTATGGAAGCAGATTAGGTCAACGTTTTAGAAATCTAAAACTTAAAAACTTTGTCAAAAATGTTGATGATGCATTAGCTATATTTGACCAAAAATATGGTAATAATTCATTAAAAATTGAAAAAGATAAACCATGATTAGATATTTATGGCGATGTGACTCTTTCAGAAAATATCAAGGATGCTTTTAAAAAAAGAGGACTTGAAATTGATAAAGAGAATATATCTAATCTTGGGACATCACGATGAATGAGTTATAAAAAAATTAGATATAGTTTTAAGAATTTAGATTTTGATAAAAAACAAATAATTAATATTAAAGCAATAAAAGAAGAAATATCTAATAAAAAATTGGGTAAATATGCTATTAAACTAGAAATGGATTCAGACACAATTGATTTAAAAACTGGAAACTTTATTGTTAAAAAT from Metamycoplasma alkalescens includes the following:
- a CDS encoding MAG6410 family transglutaminase-related lipoprotein, which encodes MNSYYPRQTIEKFEPKNYSVEEIKSMILSDTYAWNYFSHPNYVFENDEVTVSGDGENFVKLKLLDAKTKQEVTGVKWFQRIKYPINQVFAANEDKDSNTILTLTSSGEIKGKSHQQEHGVTEVWAEYQGYLYRCLVHVRSDAQTKNDDEIKKAEAEAEKIVKDWKDFSTLEKIKKAHEWMVTNVIYEDRGNLRDDQTAYSSLVEKRSICTGYANGFKMLMEKMNIPCIMVTGQMDLRIHTNHFERHAWNLVGIDGQWYHVDTTSDRSPEWKNDSSKIRYDFFLIHDKDFSRGQQFSHNYGSRLGQRFRNLKLKNFVKNVDDALAIFDQKYGNNSLKIEKDKPWLDIYGDVTLSENIKDAFKKRGLEIDKENISNLGTSRWMSYKKIRYSFKNLDFDKKQIINIKAIKEEISNKKLGKYAIKLEMDSDTIDLKTGNFIVKNAMINNIEKVNDGYILYFDNFSQFGENEIDLEIRKYGFKFDFASQNKFTFNVEKHNTPNATIKAIGPNSIVLSGVDNGMEYRNTFGEWKDITHDNFKIENVILGDILIRVKDNFDKFKSDIQVISLPKAGDVNNKIKVFDNTIIGVDNTMGFRVKDQGSWMQITTTKLKNLPKNIYEFRVKGNNNTLASESYIVTL